The following are encoded in a window of Bdellovibrio svalbardensis genomic DNA:
- a CDS encoding ABC transporter ATP-binding protein has protein sequence MSDNFMNEDLVKTSVTYPVLFKRLWPYARREKVLLFFAIFAVAGGALVARLIPALIGYAIDHGVIEKKYYVFTQVAFAYLGLEILRSTFSFTNVYLFQLFGNRMLYHLREDLMNHVQRLPLQFFNKTPTGRIVTRLTNDVASLGELFTEGVISVFTQFVIICSVVVALAFISWKLTIICLIFAPLFIWASFYLSNKIRDILREQKKKLSTINAFLAENLNGIKVVQLYNRVKRNREKFTALSTDYRDTNMRSIRAYALMQPIMNLFNAVTITSALYFGGLLSAQNSLAIGSLVAFLMNIQDFIPPLREILEKYQQFQNSLTSAERIFTLMDEHQESESAELQSHQVIRGDIEIRNLNFQYEPQLPLVLKNINLHFKAGESIALVGRTGSGKSTFISLLQRFYDAPANTIYVDGVAIERTPREEIRHHVGVVQQDNFIFRGNIRDNIGLGDPRISDEQIRTACEKTGYMDLLKRTGRDLLSTVDERGANLSVGERQLIAFARILAFNPDILILDEATANIDSESEHIIQEATKEITKGRTSIIIAHRLSTIEQCDRIVVLNQGEVMEVGSHDELMKAQGLYYQFASAGLKSTLIEASAAGTADP, from the coding sequence ATGAGTGATAACTTCATGAATGAAGATCTGGTAAAAACTTCCGTCACCTACCCGGTCCTTTTTAAGCGTCTTTGGCCGTATGCCCGTCGTGAAAAAGTTCTGTTGTTCTTCGCAATCTTTGCCGTCGCTGGTGGAGCACTGGTCGCACGCTTGATTCCCGCGTTGATCGGCTATGCCATTGACCACGGTGTGATAGAGAAAAAGTATTATGTTTTTACTCAAGTAGCCTTTGCCTATTTAGGTCTTGAGATTCTGCGCTCGACGTTTTCATTCACCAACGTTTACTTGTTTCAGCTTTTTGGCAATCGCATGCTTTATCATCTTCGCGAGGATTTGATGAACCACGTACAGAGGCTGCCACTTCAGTTCTTTAACAAAACACCCACCGGACGTATTGTGACTCGTCTCACGAATGACGTGGCCTCCTTGGGAGAACTCTTCACCGAGGGCGTGATTTCAGTTTTCACTCAGTTCGTGATCATTTGTTCAGTCGTCGTCGCCTTGGCTTTTATTTCCTGGAAGCTGACGATCATCTGTTTGATTTTCGCACCCCTATTTATTTGGGCTTCTTTTTATCTCAGCAACAAGATCCGTGATATTTTAAGAGAGCAAAAGAAAAAACTCTCAACCATCAACGCCTTCCTGGCCGAGAACCTAAACGGAATCAAAGTCGTCCAACTCTACAATCGTGTAAAAAGAAATCGCGAAAAGTTCACGGCCCTGTCTACAGACTACCGCGACACCAATATGCGATCCATTCGCGCCTATGCTCTCATGCAGCCGATCATGAATCTTTTCAATGCGGTGACCATCACTTCAGCCCTGTATTTTGGCGGTCTCCTGAGCGCACAGAATTCTTTGGCGATTGGCTCCCTGGTGGCGTTCCTGATGAACATTCAGGACTTCATCCCCCCACTTCGCGAGATCTTAGAAAAATATCAACAGTTCCAGAATTCTCTGACCAGCGCCGAGCGCATTTTCACACTTATGGATGAGCATCAGGAAAGTGAGTCGGCCGAGCTGCAGAGTCATCAGGTCATTCGCGGCGACATTGAGATTCGCAACCTGAATTTCCAATACGAACCGCAACTCCCCTTGGTGTTGAAAAATATCAACTTACATTTCAAGGCTGGCGAATCCATTGCCTTGGTTGGGCGCACTGGCAGCGGCAAGTCGACTTTCATCTCTTTGCTACAACGCTTTTACGATGCCCCAGCAAATACGATCTATGTCGATGGCGTGGCCATTGAGCGCACCCCGCGCGAAGAGATTCGCCACCATGTCGGCGTCGTTCAGCAGGACAATTTTATATTTAGAGGCAATATTCGCGACAACATCGGCTTGGGAGATCCGCGCATCAGCGATGAACAGATCCGCACGGCTTGCGAGAAAACGGGTTATATGGATCTTCTGAAACGCACGGGTCGAGATCTGTTGAGCACGGTCGATGAGCGTGGTGCTAATCTTTCTGTCGGCGAAAGACAGCTGATTGCCTTTGCCCGCATTTTGGCCTTCAATCCTGATATCTTAATTTTGGATGAAGCAACTGCAAACATCGACTCTGAAAGTGAACACATCATTCAAGAGGCGACAAAAGAAATCACCAAGGGTCGCACGAGCATCATCATTGCTCACCGTCTTTCAACGATTGAGCAATGTGATCGCATTGTGGTTTTAAATCAAGGGGAAGTCATGGAAGTGGGCTCTCATGATGAACTGATGAAAGCCCAGGGATTGTATTATCAGTTTGCTTCTGCCGGCTTGAAATCAACTTTAATTGAAGCATCTGCGGCAGGAACTGCTGATCCATAG
- a CDS encoding ABC transporter ATP-binding protein — protein MQTESDNSTLFKRPLWYYIKNNPRAFGLGMFFLFLTNALDGVYPLIMKKALDQIEGRVPMSDITKTCVLFFAIMTSLAVTRYGWRTHFGKFHTFAAEHIRQKLFKHVTSLGPNFFHKNQVGELMSLLTNDVQSFRQAIGPGMLILADGIIIILVVLPIMISMNWTWTWKTLIFLPLVPFLIWKVMKLIHLNYKTQQDRFSELTGVAQETVGGIRVIKSFSQEDNRTTLFNGVSAAFEKACNKVARVDAFFVPVMEFGVTSGSVILLFVAKDDLYSGAVTIGTFVAFHRYIQKMVWPMTALGMGFSFFQKGYASFDRMKEVLQTETDIPDLGTVEINKFESLEFRHVSFKHKNSPVYVLKDISFTLQAGHSLGIMGPVGSGKTTLLHLLTRLYPLEEGQILVNGIPIENITQESLRQVFLLVPQEAFLFSESITENVSFGLAERASDSDIQRMTEIVDLTNEVNALPMKFESQLGERGVNLSGGQKQRLTIARGLIMKTPVLILDDSLSAVDTKTEKAIEKELSKGDSGMSRIIVAHRLSSLKTVDQLLILKDGRVEAWGTYSQVLNSSPTFQKIVQIQGQEASHE, from the coding sequence ATGCAGACTGAGTCAGATAATTCGACCCTCTTTAAACGTCCCCTTTGGTATTACATTAAAAACAATCCCCGAGCTTTTGGCCTGGGGATGTTTTTTCTATTCCTAACGAACGCGCTCGACGGCGTTTACCCACTCATCATGAAAAAGGCCCTGGATCAAATCGAAGGACGCGTTCCTATGAGTGATATCACCAAGACCTGTGTTTTGTTCTTTGCAATCATGACAAGCCTTGCCGTGACTCGCTATGGCTGGCGCACGCACTTTGGCAAGTTCCACACCTTTGCTGCTGAACACATTCGTCAAAAACTCTTTAAGCATGTTACCTCTTTAGGTCCGAACTTTTTCCACAAGAATCAAGTGGGCGAACTGATGAGTCTTCTGACGAATGATGTCCAATCATTCCGCCAAGCCATTGGCCCGGGCATGCTCATTCTAGCAGATGGCATCATCATCATTCTGGTGGTTTTGCCGATTATGATTTCTATGAATTGGACTTGGACGTGGAAGACCCTGATCTTTCTGCCTTTGGTGCCTTTCCTTATTTGGAAAGTGATGAAGCTGATTCATCTCAACTATAAGACCCAGCAAGATCGTTTTTCTGAGTTGACTGGTGTCGCCCAGGAAACAGTTGGCGGCATTCGAGTTATTAAAAGCTTTTCTCAAGAGGACAACCGCACCACATTATTTAATGGGGTGAGTGCCGCCTTCGAAAAAGCCTGCAACAAAGTTGCACGCGTTGATGCCTTCTTTGTTCCGGTGATGGAATTTGGAGTGACCTCCGGCAGCGTGATTCTGCTGTTCGTCGCCAAGGATGATCTTTATTCTGGAGCTGTGACAATTGGAACCTTTGTGGCGTTCCATCGCTACATTCAAAAGATGGTCTGGCCCATGACCGCCTTGGGAATGGGATTCTCGTTCTTCCAAAAAGGTTATGCCTCCTTTGATCGCATGAAAGAAGTTCTGCAAACGGAAACCGATATTCCTGACCTCGGCACTGTTGAAATTAACAAGTTCGAAAGTCTTGAGTTCAGACATGTTTCTTTCAAGCATAAGAACAGCCCCGTTTATGTTCTAAAGGATATTTCATTCACGCTGCAAGCCGGCCACAGCCTCGGCATCATGGGACCTGTCGGCAGCGGCAAGACGACCCTCCTGCATTTGCTGACCCGCCTTTATCCTTTGGAAGAGGGACAAATTCTGGTCAACGGGATTCCGATAGAAAACATCACTCAAGAATCTTTGCGCCAAGTCTTCCTACTGGTCCCGCAAGAGGCTTTTTTATTCAGCGAAAGCATTACCGAGAACGTCAGCTTCGGACTTGCTGAACGTGCCTCTGATTCCGACATCCAACGCATGACTGAAATTGTGGACCTCACAAACGAAGTGAATGCATTGCCTATGAAATTCGAATCACAATTAGGCGAACGCGGCGTGAATCTTTCAGGCGGGCAAAAGCAACGACTGACGATTGCACGTGGGCTTATCATGAAAACTCCGGTCTTAATTCTAGATGATTCATTAAGTGCCGTGGATACCAAAACTGAAAAAGCCATTGAAAAAGAATTAAGCAAAGGGGATTCCGGCATGAGCCGCATTATTGTGGCCCATCGTTTGTCCTCTTTAAAAACAGTCGACCAGCTCTTAATTCTCAAAGATGGTCGTGTCGAGGCCTGGGGAACTTATTCTCAAGTCTTAAACTCAAGTCCAACCTTCCAGAAAATTGTGCAAATTCAGGGGCAGGAGGCAAGCCATGAGTGA
- a CDS encoding helix-turn-helix domain-containing protein: MSQIDQFLGALKRTLKAKNILYRDLAKSLDLSESSVKRILSSKSLSLERLEEICRIADISFAEVVKAANLEEANQVVLLAEEQERALAENARLLHFYMMLHDGKTPQKIEKEYQITRAESQKFLFQLDRLNLIELHPRDKVKFKKQGFLRFRRDGPVGKALFEQTKSSYLSYEFKPEDYIRFTLLKVSPPTLAKYKSKLDRLMLEMQEEARFEAEHNVPVVDTGVLLSFRPWQYSYMGAIRKKDQQG; encoded by the coding sequence ATGTCCCAGATAGACCAATTTCTTGGTGCTCTAAAAAGAACACTCAAAGCGAAGAATATTCTATATCGTGATTTGGCGAAGTCGTTGGATCTCAGTGAATCTAGCGTGAAGCGAATTCTCTCCAGCAAAAGTCTGAGTCTGGAAAGACTTGAGGAGATCTGCAGAATCGCTGACATCAGTTTTGCAGAGGTGGTTAAAGCCGCCAATCTGGAGGAGGCGAATCAGGTTGTGCTATTGGCGGAAGAGCAAGAACGCGCTCTGGCTGAGAATGCCCGCTTGCTGCATTTCTATATGATGCTACATGACGGGAAGACTCCGCAAAAGATTGAAAAGGAATATCAGATTACTCGCGCGGAGTCGCAGAAATTTCTTTTCCAACTGGATCGATTGAATCTGATCGAATTGCATCCTCGCGATAAAGTGAAATTTAAAAAGCAAGGGTTCTTGCGTTTCCGTCGTGATGGCCCGGTGGGAAAGGCCCTTTTTGAACAAACGAAATCAAGTTATCTTTCTTACGAATTTAAGCCGGAAGACTACATTCGATTTACACTCTTGAAAGTCAGTCCTCCGACTTTGGCGAAATACAAATCAAAGTTAGATCGTTTGATGTTGGAAATGCAGGAAGAGGCTCGCTTCGAGGCGGAACATAATGTGCCGGTAGTGGACACCGGTGTCCTTTTGTCCTTCCGACCATGGCAGTATTCCTATATGGGAGCCATCAGGAAAAAAGATCAGCAAGGTTAG
- a CDS encoding murein L,D-transpeptidase catalytic domain family protein has product MKEIRLISLAVSILMFGILAHAGSMFDRKTTAGKYLFETLLDQGVPREPLDQTFRLFDYNSGRIPNTTYAVIIDHSLPSTMKRLYLMNFNTGVVERFYVAHGINSGVIETRNFSNLQDSWKSSIGFYYAKGTYMSQKNGLSLYLDGIDRSNNNARLRNIVLHGAKYVSDEFIRQNGRLGWSEGCPAVSLEALPYLVNLLQNGSIIFSYHKDLLQASKQYPTEQSLDGDEVVPPGTNTSRTPGEGGGQQQAPEYFQLPDIQFSGFQFPETPQLRVPTF; this is encoded by the coding sequence ATGAAAGAAATTCGTCTGATCAGCCTGGCTGTTTCTATTTTAATGTTTGGTATTCTTGCTCACGCGGGCTCGATGTTTGATCGCAAGACAACAGCAGGAAAATATCTTTTTGAAACCCTCTTGGATCAAGGGGTTCCGCGCGAACCCTTGGATCAAACTTTTCGGTTGTTCGATTATAATTCGGGCAGAATTCCCAACACAACTTATGCTGTGATCATTGATCATTCCCTGCCTTCAACAATGAAGCGACTTTACCTGATGAACTTCAATACAGGTGTTGTGGAAAGATTCTATGTCGCTCACGGGATCAATTCCGGTGTGATTGAAACGCGTAACTTTTCTAACCTTCAAGACTCTTGGAAAAGTTCGATTGGCTTCTATTATGCCAAAGGAACTTATATGAGCCAGAAAAATGGTTTGTCTTTGTACTTGGATGGAATTGATCGCTCCAATAATAATGCCCGCCTTCGCAATATTGTCTTGCATGGTGCGAAGTACGTGAGCGATGAGTTTATTCGCCAGAATGGCCGTCTTGGTTGGAGCGAAGGATGTCCTGCAGTCAGCTTAGAGGCGCTACCTTATTTGGTAAATTTGCTGCAAAATGGAAGCATTATATTTTCTTATCACAAAGATTTGCTGCAGGCTTCGAAGCAATATCCGACCGAACAAAGTTTGGATGGCGATGAAGTGGTTCCACCGGGGACGAATACCAGTCGCACTCCTGGGGAGGGTGGTGGACAGCAGCAGGCGCCAGAGTATTTCCAGTTACCGGATATTCAATTCTCCGGTTTTCAATTCCCAGAGACGCCCCAGCTCCGAGTTCCTACTTTTTAA
- a CDS encoding TetR/AcrR family transcriptional regulator, translating to MDETSQQKTSAHVSTARTRPKKRDRSASEERLLNAAEDIFSKHGFKGATTRMIADKAKLNESLIGRYFDGKMGLLFALIEKHIEDVPLDILPYPPQETVREELHKLIDSMYYKHCQKDSEFFKIVISQCLTDAKFLKRIREIIPKKIHPDVKMRLENLATQGKIRTDVDLELFIQTLDTYFHGVMLFEKILMGYPEDKLNQGMRFVVDTYATAIEIKK from the coding sequence ATGGATGAGACATCTCAGCAAAAGACGAGCGCACATGTGAGCACTGCTCGCACTAGGCCAAAAAAGCGAGATAGATCCGCATCTGAGGAGCGCTTGCTGAATGCAGCGGAAGATATTTTCTCAAAGCATGGATTTAAAGGCGCGACCACTCGAATGATCGCTGACAAAGCAAAACTCAATGAATCACTTATTGGTCGCTACTTTGATGGCAAGATGGGACTGCTCTTCGCACTTATTGAAAAACATATCGAAGATGTTCCTCTGGATATTCTGCCCTACCCTCCCCAGGAAACAGTTCGCGAGGAGCTTCATAAACTCATCGATTCCATGTACTACAAACACTGCCAGAAGGACTCAGAGTTTTTTAAAATTGTCATCTCACAATGTTTAACAGATGCCAAATTCCTCAAACGCATTCGCGAAATCATTCCGAAGAAAATTCATCCCGACGTAAAGATGCGTCTGGAGAATTTGGCGACTCAAGGAAAGATTCGCACTGATGTGGATTTGGAGTTGTTCATTCAAACTTTGGACACTTACTTCCATGGCGTGATGCTCTTCGAGAAAATCCTTATGGGCTACCCAGAAGATAAACTCAATCAAGGGATGCGCTTCGTGGTCGACACCTACGCCACGGCGATCGAAATTAAAAAGTAG
- a CDS encoding TolC family protein yields MKAKSVLNTSKLILALGISIVSTSASALTLADYLEQVKTDNTSYKGSSQQSEGAALKSREADLFFTPKMFAEAQVGHDGKPSQPKTSDKIKSENYSLGLTQQFNFGLQSKLYYNLAKTEFVNANTNMISMPEYWDATPKLELSMPLWGGGFGRTAQANQEITRQQNYADQFQSSYQSVGYLAQAEAAYWKLSAWNDVVVIQENALKAAQNIFDYVSKKKKMNLGEEADVVQARALVEARTLELQVANNEKKEALRNFNKYLNRNADVTVDSLEPVNYAALENLTVPQVRPGDRYDVKATEAQLATAKANSQLVNERNKPTFDVYGTYALNGRDKEQSDAMKKAGYTETDTSFVGVRFNMPLNFTATSDVKSGALKTEKAAEYNRQYALYAQEQDWINLTKSLGDARDNLRLLGRIETLQKTKLDVERSRLRQGRTTTYQVLLFEQDYSQAALSKVKSAANILGLQTQIKLYNAAGSQSDAGLHSDAVGVEGK; encoded by the coding sequence ATGAAGGCAAAGAGCGTTCTTAACACCTCAAAGCTGATTCTCGCGCTCGGAATTAGCATCGTGAGTACAAGTGCGTCCGCACTCACTTTGGCAGATTACTTGGAGCAAGTTAAAACGGATAACACGTCCTACAAGGGAAGTTCTCAGCAGTCCGAAGGGGCGGCTTTGAAATCCCGTGAAGCGGATTTATTTTTTACTCCAAAGATGTTCGCAGAAGCGCAAGTGGGGCATGATGGGAAGCCGTCTCAACCAAAGACTTCTGATAAAATCAAATCAGAAAACTACTCTTTGGGTCTTACACAGCAGTTCAATTTCGGCTTGCAAAGTAAACTGTACTACAATCTTGCAAAGACCGAGTTTGTGAATGCCAACACGAATATGATTTCCATGCCGGAATATTGGGATGCAACTCCAAAACTTGAGTTGTCGATGCCTTTGTGGGGTGGTGGTTTCGGTCGTACGGCGCAGGCCAATCAAGAGATCACTCGTCAGCAAAATTACGCAGATCAATTCCAGAGTTCATATCAGTCCGTCGGATACTTGGCGCAGGCTGAAGCGGCTTACTGGAAGTTGTCGGCTTGGAATGATGTTGTCGTGATTCAAGAAAATGCGCTGAAAGCGGCACAAAATATCTTTGATTATGTTAGCAAAAAGAAAAAAATGAATCTCGGTGAAGAAGCCGATGTGGTGCAAGCCCGCGCCTTGGTTGAGGCTCGTACGCTCGAGTTGCAAGTTGCCAATAACGAGAAAAAGGAAGCTCTTCGCAACTTCAATAAATATTTGAATCGCAATGCTGACGTGACGGTGGACTCTCTGGAGCCGGTAAACTATGCGGCTTTGGAAAATCTCACGGTTCCGCAGGTGCGTCCTGGTGATCGCTACGACGTGAAAGCGACAGAGGCCCAGTTGGCAACAGCGAAGGCTAATTCGCAGTTGGTCAATGAACGTAACAAACCGACATTTGATGTTTATGGTACCTATGCTCTGAATGGCCGCGATAAAGAACAAAGTGATGCCATGAAAAAGGCCGGTTACACAGAAACAGACACCAGCTTTGTCGGTGTTCGTTTCAATATGCCTTTGAACTTCACTGCGACTTCAGATGTTAAATCCGGTGCTTTGAAAACGGAAAAAGCTGCGGAGTACAATCGCCAGTATGCCCTTTATGCCCAAGAGCAAGATTGGATCAATTTGACTAAATCTTTGGGCGATGCGCGCGATAATCTTCGTCTGTTGGGCCGAATAGAGACTCTGCAAAAAACCAAATTGGATGTCGAAAGAAGTCGTCTTCGCCAAGGGCGCACAACGACTTATCAAGTGTTGTTGTTCGAACAGGATTACTCACAGGCCGCACTTTCTAAAGTGAAGTCCGCTGCCAATATTTTGGGATTGCAAACACAAATCAAACTTTACAATGCCGCTGGCTCTCAATCCGACGCTGGTCTACACTCCGACGCTGTCGGAGTAGAAGGAAAATAG
- a CDS encoding efflux RND transporter permease subunit, producing the protein MSLPKISISRPIFMTCVTIAIVVVGWASFKSMSVDLYPDVSIPVVTVQTVYKGAGPAEIETLVSRPIEDEVSTISGIKRMTSKNMEGVSQVIVEFISSVDSKYAEQQVRDKVNIAKPKLPEEVEDSVIKKFDPSDTPIVMLSLTGDLSDAQLYDIADQVIKPRLEQVNNVGAIEILGGRKREVHVLLDRAKLKAREISVSQVAAQVGAMGENIPSGKVNQGGKELVFRGLGEFRNVQEISDTLVNLYGNEVPTRVADLGVVKDTVEDEKSRGFVDGKKSIFLQVYRQSGSNTVKVADDVFKQMAKIEPELAKMEGAPKIQLVTNASQKIRDNVADVNETIIIAIILTVITVFFFLGSARTTLITAFSLPVSLVGAFMLMKMAGFSINIVSMLALTLAVGLLVDDAIVVVENIYRRMELGEDSIVAAERGTTEIQMAVMAISLVVIAVFVPVGTMSGTIGQFLKQFGFTVVFSMIISWFVAMTIIPMLTAYFGGSGHGGAGHDKEAHKPESFYDKTLGRMVKGFDRFQSLLERIYEKFLRVTLRHPLMTIGATLLVFFLSIYTVTKVPGTFIADDDSGEVTVTLEMEPGTSLDGTNKVGEEVDKIIHSNSNVLYTTMTIGSIYGEANKASFYVRLKDGKERGMKTEIFRDKLRQQLAGFSYANPVVKKYDASGGMAAQPFMLNIISPDPKDLEKYGMQVYEALKKDPRLKDVDSNFRAGKPELQVHVKPGAAKAYGINTKTMGGELRAQVEGMTPAKFREKGREYDVRVRLNEDQRDLKKTFNQVYVPNINRKLVRLSDVANGDLTSGPASIERMDRGRYIQITAGLAPGVGLSDVVNDAVKMMSQGDTKFPSGVRYNFGGDAENMQELAGSTILALGFAVMFIYLILASLYESFITPITIMVALPLALCGAFFGLYLANEIMSLFAVFGFFMLIGVAGKNGILLVDFTNQMMAEGKSRADALVLAGKTRLRPILMTSFALIAGTLPVAIGMNPASKSRTAMGVAIIGGILSSTILTLIVVPAVFTYVDRFRIWANKIGGKITTNKKDSTAEQA; encoded by the coding sequence ATGAGCTTACCTAAGATATCCATTAGCAGACCTATTTTTATGACCTGCGTGACTATCGCCATTGTGGTAGTCGGCTGGGCTTCATTCAAATCCATGAGCGTTGACTTATACCCGGATGTTTCTATTCCGGTGGTCACCGTCCAAACAGTTTATAAAGGGGCAGGACCGGCAGAGATTGAAACTCTGGTCAGCCGTCCTATTGAAGACGAAGTTAGTACCATCTCTGGTATTAAACGTATGACTTCTAAAAATATGGAAGGCGTCTCGCAAGTGATCGTGGAGTTCATCAGCTCTGTGGATTCAAAATACGCGGAACAACAGGTTCGCGATAAAGTAAATATTGCGAAACCAAAACTTCCTGAGGAAGTTGAAGACTCCGTCATCAAAAAGTTTGACCCTTCGGACACACCGATTGTCATGCTTTCGTTAACAGGCGATCTTTCCGATGCCCAACTTTATGATATTGCCGACCAAGTTATTAAGCCGCGCCTGGAGCAGGTCAATAACGTCGGGGCGATTGAAATTCTGGGTGGTCGTAAAAGAGAAGTTCACGTCCTGCTAGATCGTGCAAAACTTAAAGCCCGTGAAATCTCGGTTTCTCAAGTTGCGGCCCAAGTGGGCGCGATGGGGGAGAACATTCCAAGCGGTAAGGTCAATCAGGGCGGTAAAGAGCTCGTATTCCGAGGCTTGGGAGAATTCCGCAACGTTCAGGAAATTTCCGACACTCTCGTGAATCTTTATGGCAATGAAGTGCCGACTCGTGTGGCGGATTTGGGTGTTGTGAAAGATACTGTCGAAGATGAAAAGTCTCGCGGTTTCGTGGATGGCAAGAAGTCCATCTTCCTGCAGGTTTATCGCCAATCCGGTTCAAACACCGTGAAGGTGGCTGATGACGTCTTCAAACAAATGGCTAAAATTGAGCCTGAACTGGCGAAGATGGAAGGTGCGCCGAAAATTCAACTAGTGACAAATGCCTCTCAAAAAATCAGAGACAACGTGGCGGACGTGAATGAGACGATTATTATCGCGATCATTCTGACCGTGATTACGGTGTTCTTCTTCCTGGGAAGTGCACGCACCACTTTGATCACGGCGTTCTCATTGCCGGTTTCATTGGTGGGCGCTTTCATGTTGATGAAAATGGCGGGTTTCTCGATCAATATCGTTTCGATGCTGGCGTTGACTCTCGCAGTCGGTCTTCTGGTCGACGATGCCATCGTTGTCGTGGAGAATATCTATCGACGCATGGAATTGGGCGAAGACTCCATCGTCGCCGCTGAAAGAGGAACCACAGAGATTCAGATGGCCGTGATGGCGATCTCTTTGGTGGTCATCGCGGTGTTCGTGCCGGTAGGTACGATGTCAGGGACTATCGGTCAGTTTTTGAAGCAGTTTGGTTTCACTGTCGTGTTCTCAATGATTATTTCTTGGTTCGTGGCGATGACTATCATCCCAATGTTGACGGCTTACTTCGGTGGGTCAGGTCATGGTGGGGCTGGTCACGATAAAGAGGCGCATAAGCCAGAGTCTTTCTACGACAAAACTTTGGGTCGTATGGTGAAGGGCTTTGACCGCTTCCAATCTTTGCTTGAAAGAATTTACGAGAAATTCCTTAGAGTCACTTTACGCCATCCTTTGATGACGATCGGTGCGACTCTTTTGGTGTTCTTCCTGAGTATCTATACCGTTACCAAAGTTCCGGGTACCTTCATTGCCGATGACGACAGCGGCGAGGTGACCGTTACATTGGAAATGGAACCGGGCACGAGCTTGGATGGTACAAACAAAGTGGGTGAAGAAGTCGATAAGATCATCCATAGCAATTCCAATGTTTTGTACACAACTATGACCATCGGAAGTATCTATGGTGAGGCAAATAAAGCCTCGTTCTATGTTCGTCTTAAAGACGGTAAAGAACGTGGTATGAAGACTGAGATTTTCAGAGATAAACTACGTCAGCAGTTGGCGGGCTTCTCTTATGCAAATCCAGTTGTTAAAAAATACGATGCTTCAGGTGGTATGGCGGCTCAACCATTCATGTTGAATATCATTTCTCCTGATCCTAAAGATCTTGAGAAATATGGTATGCAAGTTTATGAAGCCCTGAAAAAAGATCCACGCCTAAAAGACGTCGACTCAAACTTCCGTGCAGGTAAACCAGAGCTGCAAGTTCATGTTAAGCCAGGTGCTGCAAAAGCTTACGGGATTAACACAAAAACAATGGGTGGCGAACTTCGTGCACAAGTTGAAGGGATGACGCCGGCAAAATTCCGTGAAAAAGGCCGTGAGTACGATGTTCGTGTTCGCTTGAATGAAGATCAACGTGACTTGAAGAAAACATTCAACCAGGTTTATGTGCCGAATATCAATCGTAAGCTGGTGCGTCTGTCTGATGTTGCCAATGGTGATTTGACATCGGGACCGGCATCTATCGAGCGTATGGACCGTGGTCGCTATATCCAGATCACAGCCGGCTTGGCTCCAGGTGTGGGTTTGAGTGATGTGGTGAATGACGCCGTAAAAATGATGAGTCAGGGCGATACGAAATTCCCATCGGGAGTTCGTTATAACTTCGGTGGTGATGCGGAGAATATGCAAGAACTTGCAGGTTCAACGATCTTGGCGTTGGGCTTTGCCGTGATGTTTATCTATCTGATCCTGGCGAGCTTGTATGAATCTTTCATCACGCCAATCACTATCATGGTGGCATTGCCACTGGCCCTTTGCGGTGCCTTCTTTGGCCTGTATTTGGCGAATGAAATTATGTCATTGTTTGCGGTGTTTGGATTCTTCATGCTGATCGGGGTTGCGGGTAAGAATGGTATCTTGCTGGTCGACTTTACAAATCAGATGATGGCGGAAGGAAAGAGCCGCGCAGATGCCTTGGTGCTTGCGGGTAAAACTCGTTTACGTCCGATCCTGATGACGTCATTTGCCTTGATCGCTGGTACATTGCCAGTGGCCATCGGTATGAATCCGGCTTCAAAATCCCGCACAGCCATGGGGGTTGCGATTATCGGTGGTATCCTTTCATCGACGATTCTGACTTTGATTGTCGTTCCGGCCGTGTTTACATACGTCGATCGCTTTAGAATTTGGGCTAATAAAATTGGCGGCAAAATCACGACAAACAAAAAAGACAGCACAGCAGAGCAAGCGTAA